The following proteins come from a genomic window of Lemur catta isolate mLemCat1 chromosome 4, mLemCat1.pri, whole genome shotgun sequence:
- the MSH6 gene encoding DNA mismatch repair protein Msh6 isoform X1, with protein sequence MSRQSTLYNFFPKSPALNNSNKALTRASREGGGAAAATRASPSPGGDAAWSEAGPGPRPLVGSASPPERKNLNGGLQRSAAAAGPASSSCDFSPGDLVWAKMEGYPWWPCLVYNHPFDGTFVREKGKSVRIHVQFFDDSPTRGWVSKRLLKPYTGSKSKEAQKGGHFYSSKPEILRAMQRADEALNKDKVKRLELAVCDEPSEPEEEEEMEVGTTYVSDKSEEDNEIQSDEEVQPKTQGSRRSSRQIKKRRVISDSESDIGGSDVEFKPDAKEEGSSDEISSGMGDSESEGFDSPVKVARKRKKMAGNGSLKRKSSRKEMPSATKRATGVSSETKSTLNAFSASQNSESQAHISGGGDDSGRSTIWYHETLEWLKKEKRRDEHRRQADHPDFDASTLYVPEDFLNSCTPGMRKWWQIKSQNFDLVIFYKVGKFYELYHMDALIGVNELGLVFMKGNWAHSGFPEIAFGRYSDSLVQKGYKVARVEQTETPEMMEARCRKMAHISKHDRVVRREICRVITKGTQTYSVLEGDPSENYSKYLLSLKEKEDSSGHTRVYGVSFVDTSLGKFFIGQFSDDRHCSRFRTLVAHYPPVQVLFEKGNLSVETKTVLKGSLSACLQEGLIPGSQFWDASKTLRTLLEEGYFREKLNEDSGVMLPQVLKDMTSESDSIGLTPGEKSELALSALGGCVFYLKKCLIDQELLSMANFEEYIPLDSDIVSTTSPGAIFTKTNQRMVLDAVTLSNLEIFQNGTNGSTEGTLLERVDTCHTPFGKRLLKQWLSAPLCSPCAINDRLDAIEDLMAVPDKISEVVDLLKKLPDLERLLSKIHNVGSPMKSQNHPDSRAIMYEETTYSKKKIIDFLSALEGFKVICKITGIMEEVVDNFKSKILKQVITLQTKNSQGRFPDLTIELNRWDTAFDHEKARKTGLITPKAGFDSDYDQALADIRENEQSLLEYLEKQRSRIGCRTIVYWGIGRNRYQLEIPENFTTRNLPEEYELKSTKKGCKRYWTKTIEKKLANLINAEERRDVSLKDCMRRLFYNFDKNHKDWQTAVECMAVLDVLLCLANYSRGGDGPMCRPVILLPGEDTVPFLKLKGSRHPCITKTFFGDDFIPNDIVIGCAEEEEENGKAYCVLVTGPNMGGKSTLMRQAGLLAVMAQMGCYVPAEVCRLTPIDRVFTRLGASDRIMSGESTFFVELSETASILMHATAHSLVLVDELGRGTATFDGTAIANAVVKELAETIKCRTLFSTHYHSLVEDYSQNVAVRLGHMACMVENECEDPSQETITFLYKFIKGACPKSYGFNAARLANLPEEVIQKGHRKAREFEKMNQSLRLFREVCLASERSTVDAEAVHKLLTLIKES encoded by the exons CAGTTCTTGTGACTTCTCACCAGGTGATTTGGTTTGGGCCAAGATGGAGGGTTACCCGTGGTGGCCTTGCCTGGTTTATAACCACCCCTTTGATGGAACGTTCGTCCGAGAGAAAGGGAAATCAGTACGCATTCATGTACAGTTTTTTGATGACAGCCCAACAAGGGGCTGGGTTAGCAAAAGGCTATTAAAGCCATATACAG GTTCAAAATCAAAGGAAGCCCAGAAGGGAGGTCATTTTTACAGTTCAAAGCCTGAGATACTCAGAGCAATGCAACGTGCAGATGAAGCTTTAAATAAAGACAAGGTTAAGAGGCTTGAATTGGCAGTGTGTGATGAGCCCTCAGagccagaagaggaggaagagatggag GTAGGCACAACTTATGTATCAGATAAGAGTGAAGAAGATAATGAAATACAGAGTGATGAGGAAGTACAGCCTAAGACTCAAGGATCTAGGCGAAGTAGCCGCCAAATAAAAAAACGAAGGGTCATATCAGACTCTGAGAGTGACATTGGTGGCTCTGATGTGGAATTCAAGCCAGACGCTAAGGAGGAAGGAAGCAGCGATGAAATAAGCAGTGGAATGGGGGATAGTGAGAGTGAAGGCTTTGACAGCCCTGTCAAAGTTGCTCGAAAGCGGAAGAAAATGGCTGGAAATGGCTCTCTTAAAAGGAAAAGTTCAAGGAAGGAAATGCCCTCAGCCACCAAAAGAGCAACCGGCGTTTCATCAGAAACCAAGAGTACTTTGAATGCTTTCTCTGCCTCTCAAAATTCTGAATCTCAAGCCCACATTAGTGGAGGAGGTGATGACAGTGGTCGCTCCACTATCTGGTATCATGAAACTTTAGAGTGGCttaagaaggagaagagaagagatgagCACCGGAGGCAGGCTGATCACCCTGATTTTGATGCATCTACACTGTATGTACCTGAGGATTTTCTTAATTCCTGTACTCCTGGAATGAGGAAGTGGTGGCAGATTAAGTCTCAGAACTTTGATCTAGTCATCTTTTATAAGGTGGGGAAGTTTTATGAACTGTACCACATGGATGCTCTGATTGGGGTCAATGAACTGGGGCTGGTATTCATGAAGGGCAACTGGGCCCATTCTGGTTTTCCTGAAATTGCATTTGGCCGTTATTCAGATTCCCTGGTGCAGAAGGGCTATAAAGTAGCACGAGTGGAACAGACTGAGACTCCGGAAATGATGGAGGCACGGTGCCGCAAGATGGCACATATATCCAAGCATGATAGAGTAGTGAGGAGGGAGATCTGTAGGGTCATTACCAAGGGTACACAGACCTACAGTGTGCTGGAAGGTGATCCCTCTGAGAACTACAGTAAATATCTTCTTagccttaaagaaaaagaagattctTCTGGCCACACTCGTGTGTATGGTGTAAGCTTTGTTGATACTTCACTGGGAAAGTTTTTCATAGGTCAGTTTTCAGATGATCGCCATTGTTCCAGATTTAGGACTCTAGTGGCACACTATCCTCCAGTACAAGTCTTGTTTGAGAAAGGAAATCTCTCAGTGGAAACTAAGACAGTTCTAAAGGGTTCATTATCCGCTTGTCTTCAGGAAGGTCTGATACCAGGCTCCCAATTTTGGGATGCATCCAAAACTTTGAGAACTCTCCTTGAGGAAGGATATTTTAGAGAAAAGCTAAATGAGGACAGTGGGGTGATGTTACCCCAGGTGCTTAAAGATATGACTTCAGAGTCTGATTCCATTGGGTTGACACCAGGAGAAAAGAGTGAATTGGCCCTCTCTGCTCTAGGTGGTTGTGTCTTCTACCTCAAAAAATGCCTTATTGATCAGGAGCTTTTATCAATGGCtaattttgaagaatatattCCTTTGGATTCTGACATAGTCAGTACTACAAGTCCTGGTGCTATCTTCACAAAAACCAATCAACGAATGGTGCTAGATGCAGTGACTTTAAGCAACTTGGAGATTTTTCAGAATGGAACAAATGGTTCTACTGAAGGGACCTTGCTAGAGAGGGTTGATACTTGCCATACTCCCTTTGGTAAGCGGCTGCTAAAGCAATGGCTTTCTGCTCCACTCTGTAGCCCTTGTGCTATCAATGATCGTCTAGATGCCATAGAAGACCTCATGGCTGTGCCAGACAAAATCTCAGAAGTTGTAGACCTTCTGAAGAAGCTTCCAGATCTTGAGAGACTACTGAGCAAAATTCATAATGTTGGGTCTCCCATGAAGAGTCAGAACCACCCAGATAGCAGGGCTATAATGTATGAAGAAACtacatatagcaaaaaaaagATTATcgattttctttctgctttggaAGGATTCAAAGTAATATGTAAAATTACAGGGATTATGGAAGAAGTTGTTGATAATTTTAAGTCTAAAATCCTTAAGCAGGTCATTACTCTGCAGACAAAAAATTCTCAAGGTCGTTTTCCTGATTTGACTATAGAACTGAACCGATGGGATACAGCCTTTGACCATGAAAAGGCTCGAAAGACTGGACTGATTACTCCCAAAGCAGGATTTGATTCTGATTATGACCAAGCTCTTGCTGACATAagagaaaatgaacagagcctcctGGAATACCTAGAGAAACAGCGCAGTCGAATTGGCTGTAGGACCATAGTCTACTGGGGCATTGGCAGGAACCGTTACCAGTTGGAAATTCCAGAGAATTTCACCACCCGTAATTTGCCCGAAGAGTATGAGTTGAAATCTACCAAGAAGGGCTGTAAACGATACTGGACCAAAACTATTGAGAAGAAGTTGGCCAATCTGATAAATGCAGAAGAACGGAGAGATGTATCCTTGAAGGACTGCATGCGGCGACTGTTCTATAACTTTGACAAAAATCACAAGGACTGGCAGACAGCTGTAGAATGTATGGCAGTACTGG ATGTCTTACTGTGCCTGGCTAACTACAGTCGAGGAGGTGATGGTCCTATGTGTCGCCCAGTAATTCTGTTGCCAGGGGAAGACACTGTCCCCTTCTTAAAGCTTAAAGGATCACGCCATCCTTGCATCACGAAGACTTTTTTTGGGGATGATTTTATTCCTAATGACATTGTAATAGGCTGTgcggaagaggaggaggaaaatggcAAAGCCTATTGTGTGCTTGTTACTGGACCAAATATGGGGGGCAAGTCTACGCTCATGAGACAG GCTGGCTTATTAGCTGTAATGGCCCAGATGGGTTGTTATGTACCTGCCGAAGTATGTAGGCTCACACCGATTGATAGAGTGTTTACTAGACTTGGTGCTTCAGATAGAATAATGTCAG gtgAAAGTACATTTTTTGTTGAATTGAGTGAAACTGCTAGCATACTTATGCATGCAACAGCACATTCTCTGGTGCTTGTGGATGAATTAG GAAGAGGTACTGCTACGTTTGATGGGACAGCAATAGCAAATGCGGTTGTTAAAGAACTTGCTGAGACTATAAAATGTCGTACATTGTTCTCTACCCACTACCATTCATTGGTAGAAGATTATTCTCAAAATGTTGCCGTGCGCCTGGGACATATG gcATGCATGGTGGAAAATGAATGTGAAGACCCCAGCCAGGAGACTATTACCTTCCTCTATAAATTCATTAAAGGAGCTTGTCCTAAAAGCTATGGCTTTAATGCAGCAAGGCTTGCTAATCTTCCAGAGGAAGTTATTCAAAAGGGACATAGAAAAGCAAGAGAATTTGAGAAGATGAATCAGTCACTGCGATTATTTCG gGAGGTTTGCCTGGCTAGTGAAAGGTCAACTGTAGATGCTGAAGCTGTCCATAAGTTGCTGACTTTGATTAAGGAATCATAG
- the MSH6 gene encoding DNA mismatch repair protein Msh6 isoform X2 — protein sequence MSRQSTLYNFFPKSPALNNSNKALTRASREGGGAAAATRASPSPGGDAAWSEAGPGPRPLVGSASPPERKNLNGGLQRSAAAAGPASSCDFSPGDLVWAKMEGYPWWPCLVYNHPFDGTFVREKGKSVRIHVQFFDDSPTRGWVSKRLLKPYTGSKSKEAQKGGHFYSSKPEILRAMQRADEALNKDKVKRLELAVCDEPSEPEEEEEMEVGTTYVSDKSEEDNEIQSDEEVQPKTQGSRRSSRQIKKRRVISDSESDIGGSDVEFKPDAKEEGSSDEISSGMGDSESEGFDSPVKVARKRKKMAGNGSLKRKSSRKEMPSATKRATGVSSETKSTLNAFSASQNSESQAHISGGGDDSGRSTIWYHETLEWLKKEKRRDEHRRQADHPDFDASTLYVPEDFLNSCTPGMRKWWQIKSQNFDLVIFYKVGKFYELYHMDALIGVNELGLVFMKGNWAHSGFPEIAFGRYSDSLVQKGYKVARVEQTETPEMMEARCRKMAHISKHDRVVRREICRVITKGTQTYSVLEGDPSENYSKYLLSLKEKEDSSGHTRVYGVSFVDTSLGKFFIGQFSDDRHCSRFRTLVAHYPPVQVLFEKGNLSVETKTVLKGSLSACLQEGLIPGSQFWDASKTLRTLLEEGYFREKLNEDSGVMLPQVLKDMTSESDSIGLTPGEKSELALSALGGCVFYLKKCLIDQELLSMANFEEYIPLDSDIVSTTSPGAIFTKTNQRMVLDAVTLSNLEIFQNGTNGSTEGTLLERVDTCHTPFGKRLLKQWLSAPLCSPCAINDRLDAIEDLMAVPDKISEVVDLLKKLPDLERLLSKIHNVGSPMKSQNHPDSRAIMYEETTYSKKKIIDFLSALEGFKVICKITGIMEEVVDNFKSKILKQVITLQTKNSQGRFPDLTIELNRWDTAFDHEKARKTGLITPKAGFDSDYDQALADIRENEQSLLEYLEKQRSRIGCRTIVYWGIGRNRYQLEIPENFTTRNLPEEYELKSTKKGCKRYWTKTIEKKLANLINAEERRDVSLKDCMRRLFYNFDKNHKDWQTAVECMAVLDVLLCLANYSRGGDGPMCRPVILLPGEDTVPFLKLKGSRHPCITKTFFGDDFIPNDIVIGCAEEEEENGKAYCVLVTGPNMGGKSTLMRQAGLLAVMAQMGCYVPAEVCRLTPIDRVFTRLGASDRIMSGESTFFVELSETASILMHATAHSLVLVDELGRGTATFDGTAIANAVVKELAETIKCRTLFSTHYHSLVEDYSQNVAVRLGHMACMVENECEDPSQETITFLYKFIKGACPKSYGFNAARLANLPEEVIQKGHRKAREFEKMNQSLRLFREVCLASERSTVDAEAVHKLLTLIKES from the exons TTCTTGTGACTTCTCACCAGGTGATTTGGTTTGGGCCAAGATGGAGGGTTACCCGTGGTGGCCTTGCCTGGTTTATAACCACCCCTTTGATGGAACGTTCGTCCGAGAGAAAGGGAAATCAGTACGCATTCATGTACAGTTTTTTGATGACAGCCCAACAAGGGGCTGGGTTAGCAAAAGGCTATTAAAGCCATATACAG GTTCAAAATCAAAGGAAGCCCAGAAGGGAGGTCATTTTTACAGTTCAAAGCCTGAGATACTCAGAGCAATGCAACGTGCAGATGAAGCTTTAAATAAAGACAAGGTTAAGAGGCTTGAATTGGCAGTGTGTGATGAGCCCTCAGagccagaagaggaggaagagatggag GTAGGCACAACTTATGTATCAGATAAGAGTGAAGAAGATAATGAAATACAGAGTGATGAGGAAGTACAGCCTAAGACTCAAGGATCTAGGCGAAGTAGCCGCCAAATAAAAAAACGAAGGGTCATATCAGACTCTGAGAGTGACATTGGTGGCTCTGATGTGGAATTCAAGCCAGACGCTAAGGAGGAAGGAAGCAGCGATGAAATAAGCAGTGGAATGGGGGATAGTGAGAGTGAAGGCTTTGACAGCCCTGTCAAAGTTGCTCGAAAGCGGAAGAAAATGGCTGGAAATGGCTCTCTTAAAAGGAAAAGTTCAAGGAAGGAAATGCCCTCAGCCACCAAAAGAGCAACCGGCGTTTCATCAGAAACCAAGAGTACTTTGAATGCTTTCTCTGCCTCTCAAAATTCTGAATCTCAAGCCCACATTAGTGGAGGAGGTGATGACAGTGGTCGCTCCACTATCTGGTATCATGAAACTTTAGAGTGGCttaagaaggagaagagaagagatgagCACCGGAGGCAGGCTGATCACCCTGATTTTGATGCATCTACACTGTATGTACCTGAGGATTTTCTTAATTCCTGTACTCCTGGAATGAGGAAGTGGTGGCAGATTAAGTCTCAGAACTTTGATCTAGTCATCTTTTATAAGGTGGGGAAGTTTTATGAACTGTACCACATGGATGCTCTGATTGGGGTCAATGAACTGGGGCTGGTATTCATGAAGGGCAACTGGGCCCATTCTGGTTTTCCTGAAATTGCATTTGGCCGTTATTCAGATTCCCTGGTGCAGAAGGGCTATAAAGTAGCACGAGTGGAACAGACTGAGACTCCGGAAATGATGGAGGCACGGTGCCGCAAGATGGCACATATATCCAAGCATGATAGAGTAGTGAGGAGGGAGATCTGTAGGGTCATTACCAAGGGTACACAGACCTACAGTGTGCTGGAAGGTGATCCCTCTGAGAACTACAGTAAATATCTTCTTagccttaaagaaaaagaagattctTCTGGCCACACTCGTGTGTATGGTGTAAGCTTTGTTGATACTTCACTGGGAAAGTTTTTCATAGGTCAGTTTTCAGATGATCGCCATTGTTCCAGATTTAGGACTCTAGTGGCACACTATCCTCCAGTACAAGTCTTGTTTGAGAAAGGAAATCTCTCAGTGGAAACTAAGACAGTTCTAAAGGGTTCATTATCCGCTTGTCTTCAGGAAGGTCTGATACCAGGCTCCCAATTTTGGGATGCATCCAAAACTTTGAGAACTCTCCTTGAGGAAGGATATTTTAGAGAAAAGCTAAATGAGGACAGTGGGGTGATGTTACCCCAGGTGCTTAAAGATATGACTTCAGAGTCTGATTCCATTGGGTTGACACCAGGAGAAAAGAGTGAATTGGCCCTCTCTGCTCTAGGTGGTTGTGTCTTCTACCTCAAAAAATGCCTTATTGATCAGGAGCTTTTATCAATGGCtaattttgaagaatatattCCTTTGGATTCTGACATAGTCAGTACTACAAGTCCTGGTGCTATCTTCACAAAAACCAATCAACGAATGGTGCTAGATGCAGTGACTTTAAGCAACTTGGAGATTTTTCAGAATGGAACAAATGGTTCTACTGAAGGGACCTTGCTAGAGAGGGTTGATACTTGCCATACTCCCTTTGGTAAGCGGCTGCTAAAGCAATGGCTTTCTGCTCCACTCTGTAGCCCTTGTGCTATCAATGATCGTCTAGATGCCATAGAAGACCTCATGGCTGTGCCAGACAAAATCTCAGAAGTTGTAGACCTTCTGAAGAAGCTTCCAGATCTTGAGAGACTACTGAGCAAAATTCATAATGTTGGGTCTCCCATGAAGAGTCAGAACCACCCAGATAGCAGGGCTATAATGTATGAAGAAACtacatatagcaaaaaaaagATTATcgattttctttctgctttggaAGGATTCAAAGTAATATGTAAAATTACAGGGATTATGGAAGAAGTTGTTGATAATTTTAAGTCTAAAATCCTTAAGCAGGTCATTACTCTGCAGACAAAAAATTCTCAAGGTCGTTTTCCTGATTTGACTATAGAACTGAACCGATGGGATACAGCCTTTGACCATGAAAAGGCTCGAAAGACTGGACTGATTACTCCCAAAGCAGGATTTGATTCTGATTATGACCAAGCTCTTGCTGACATAagagaaaatgaacagagcctcctGGAATACCTAGAGAAACAGCGCAGTCGAATTGGCTGTAGGACCATAGTCTACTGGGGCATTGGCAGGAACCGTTACCAGTTGGAAATTCCAGAGAATTTCACCACCCGTAATTTGCCCGAAGAGTATGAGTTGAAATCTACCAAGAAGGGCTGTAAACGATACTGGACCAAAACTATTGAGAAGAAGTTGGCCAATCTGATAAATGCAGAAGAACGGAGAGATGTATCCTTGAAGGACTGCATGCGGCGACTGTTCTATAACTTTGACAAAAATCACAAGGACTGGCAGACAGCTGTAGAATGTATGGCAGTACTGG ATGTCTTACTGTGCCTGGCTAACTACAGTCGAGGAGGTGATGGTCCTATGTGTCGCCCAGTAATTCTGTTGCCAGGGGAAGACACTGTCCCCTTCTTAAAGCTTAAAGGATCACGCCATCCTTGCATCACGAAGACTTTTTTTGGGGATGATTTTATTCCTAATGACATTGTAATAGGCTGTgcggaagaggaggaggaaaatggcAAAGCCTATTGTGTGCTTGTTACTGGACCAAATATGGGGGGCAAGTCTACGCTCATGAGACAG GCTGGCTTATTAGCTGTAATGGCCCAGATGGGTTGTTATGTACCTGCCGAAGTATGTAGGCTCACACCGATTGATAGAGTGTTTACTAGACTTGGTGCTTCAGATAGAATAATGTCAG gtgAAAGTACATTTTTTGTTGAATTGAGTGAAACTGCTAGCATACTTATGCATGCAACAGCACATTCTCTGGTGCTTGTGGATGAATTAG GAAGAGGTACTGCTACGTTTGATGGGACAGCAATAGCAAATGCGGTTGTTAAAGAACTTGCTGAGACTATAAAATGTCGTACATTGTTCTCTACCCACTACCATTCATTGGTAGAAGATTATTCTCAAAATGTTGCCGTGCGCCTGGGACATATG gcATGCATGGTGGAAAATGAATGTGAAGACCCCAGCCAGGAGACTATTACCTTCCTCTATAAATTCATTAAAGGAGCTTGTCCTAAAAGCTATGGCTTTAATGCAGCAAGGCTTGCTAATCTTCCAGAGGAAGTTATTCAAAAGGGACATAGAAAAGCAAGAGAATTTGAGAAGATGAATCAGTCACTGCGATTATTTCG gGAGGTTTGCCTGGCTAGTGAAAGGTCAACTGTAGATGCTGAAGCTGTCCATAAGTTGCTGACTTTGATTAAGGAATCATAG
- the FBXO11 gene encoding F-box only protein 11, whose amino-acid sequence MNSVRAANRRPRRVSRPRPVQQQQQQPPQQPPPQPPQQQQPQQQPPPPPQQQQPPPPPPPPPPLPQERNNVGERDDDVPADMVAEESGPGAQNSPYQLRRKTLLPKRTACPTKSSMEGASTSTTENFGHRAKRARVSGKSQDLSAAPAEQYLQEKLPDEVVLKIFSYLLEQDLCRAACVCKRFSELANDPILWKRLYMEVFEYTRPMMHPEPGKFYQINPEEYEHPNPWKESFQQLYKGAHVKPGFAEHFYSNPARYKGRENMLYYDTIEDALGGVQEAHFDGLIFVHSGIYTDEWIYIESPITMIGAAPGKVADKVIIENTRDSTFVFMEGSEDAYVGYMTIRFNPDDKSAQHHNAHHCLEITVNCSPIIDHCIIRSTCTVGSAVCVSGQGACPTIKHCNISDCENVGLYITDHAQGIYEDNEISNNALAGIWVKNHGNPIIRRNHIHHGRDVGVFTFDHGMGYFESCNIHRNRIAGFEVKAYANPTVVRCEIHHGQTGGIYVHEKGRGQFIENKIYANNFAGVWITSNSDPTIRGNSIFNGNQGGVYIFGDGRGLIEGNDIYGNALAGIQIRTNSCPIVRHNKIHDGQHGGIYVHEKGQGVIEENEVYSNTLAGVWVTTGSTPVLRRNRIHSGKQVGVYFYDNGHGVLEDNDIYNHMYSGVQIRTGSNPKIRRNKIWGGQNGGILVYNSGLGCIEDNEIFDNAMAGVWIKTDSNPTLRRNKIHDGRDGGICIFNGGRGLLEENDIFRNAQAGVLISTNSHPVLRKNRIFDGFAAGIEITNHATATLEGNQIFNNRFGGLFLASGVNVTMKDNKIMNNQDAIEKAVSRGQCLYKISSYTSYPMHDFYRCHTCNTTDRNAICVNCIKKCHQGHDVEFIRHDRFFCDCGAGTLSNPCTLAGEPTHDTDTLYDSAPPIESNTLQHN is encoded by the exons ATGATGATGTACCTGCAGATATGGTTGCAGAAGAATCAGGTCCTGGTGCACAAAATAGTCCATACCAACTTCGTAGAAAAACTCTTTTGCCGAAAAGAACAGCGTGTCCTACAAAGAGCAGTATGGAG ggtGCCTCAACTTCAACTACAGAAAACTTTGGTCATCGTGCAAAACGTGCAAGAGTGTCTGGAAAATCACAAGATCTATCAG CAGCACCTGCTGAACAGTATCTTCAGGAGAAACTGCCAGATgaagtggttttaaaaatcttctcttaTTTGCTGGAACAGGATCTTTGTAGAGCAGCTTGTGTGTGTAAACGCTTCAGTGAACTTGCTAATGATCCAATTTTGTG GAAACGATTATACATGGAAGTATTTGAATATACTCGCCCTATGATGCATCCTGAACCTGGTAAATTCTACCAGATTAATCCAGAAGAATATGAACATCCAAATCCTTGGAAAGAGAGTTTCCAGCAGTTG TATAAAGGTGCACATGTAAAGCCAGGATTTGCTGAACATTTCTACAGTAACCCTGCAAGatacaaaggaagagaaaatatgttg tattatGATACTATTGAAGATGCCCTTGGTGGGGTACAAGAAGCCCATTTTGATGGACTTATCTTTGTTCATTCTGGAATATATACTGATGAATGGATATATATTGAATCTCCAATCACCATGATTGGTGCAG CACCTGGAAAAGTAGCAGACAAAGTTATAATTGAAAACACTAGAGATTCAACCTTTGTTTTTATGGAGGGCTCTGAAGATGCTTATGTTGGATATATGACAATAAGG TTTAACCCTGATGATAAATCTGCTCAACACCACAATGCACACCACTGCTTAGAGATTACAGTAAATTGTAGCCCTATTATTGATCACTGTATCATCCGAAGTACATGTACGG TTGGTTCTGCAGTATGTGTTAGTGGTCAAGGAGCATGTCCTACTATCAAGCACTGTAACATCAGCGACTGTGAAAATGTTGGACTGTATATAACAGATCATGCACAG GGAATATATGAGGATAATGAAATTTCCAATAATGCTTTAGCTGGGATTTGGGTTAAAAATCATGGAAACCCAATTATTAGACGGAATCATATTCATCATGGACGTGACGTTGGTGTGTTCACATTTGATCATGGCATG ggTTACTTTGAAAGTTGCAACATACACAGAAACAGGATAGCAGGCTTTGAAGTAAAAGCCTATGCTAACCCCACAGTGGTTCGATGTGAAATTCACCATGGGCAGACTGGAGGAATATATGTCCATGAAAAAGGAAGAGGACAGTTCATAGAGAATAAAATCTATGCAAACAACTTTGCAGGTGTATGGATTACTTCAAATAGTGACCCAACAATAAG GGGGAATTCTATATTTAATGGAAATCAAGGAGGAGTTTACATCTTTGGTGATGGACGAGGCCTTATtgaaggaaatgacatttatg gcaatGCCTTAGCAGGAATTCAGATTAGGACAAACAGTTGTCCAATTGTTCGACATAACAAAATTCATGATGGCCAGCATGGTGGGATTTATGTG CATGAAAAAGGACAAGGCGTAATAGAAGAGAATGAAGTTTATAGTAATACTCTGGCTGGAGTCTGGGTGACAACTGGCAGCACTCCAGTACTGCGAAGAAACCGGATACACAGTGGCAAACAG gttggtgtttatttttatgacaatGGACATGGAGTGCTAGAAGACAATGATATCTATAATCATATGTATTCGGGGGTTCAGATAAG GACTGGAAGCAACCCCAAAATTAGACGTAACAAAATCTGGGGAGGACAGAATGGTGGAATTCTAGTTTATAACTCTG gTCTAGGCTGTAtagaagacaatgaaatatttGACAATGCAATGGCTGGAGTCTGGATTAAGACAGACAGTAATCCTAcactaagaagaaataaaatccatGATGGAAGAGATGGTGGCATCTGTATATTTAATGGGGGTCGAG gtCTCCttgaagaaaatgatattttcagGAATGCTCAAGCAGGTGTTCTCATCAGCACTAATAGTCATCCAGTCTTaaggaaaaacagaatatttgatGGATTTGCTGCag GTATTGAAATTACAAATCACGCAACTGCAACACTAGAAGGCAATCAGATTTTTAACAACCGGTTTGGAGGCTTATTTTTAGCATCTGGTGTTAATGTGACAATGAAAG ATAACAAAATAATGAACAATCAAGACGCCATAGAAAAGGCTGTTAGTAGAGGccaatgtttatataaaatatcaagttATACCAGCTACCCCATGCATGATTTCTACAg ATGTCACACTTGTAACACCACAGATCGAAATGCCATATGTGTGAACTGCATTAAGAAGTGCCATCAGGGACATGATGTAGAATTTATTAGACATGATAG gTTTTTCTGTGACTGTGGTGCTGGAACACTGTCTAATCCTTGTACATTAGCCGGTGAGCCTACACATGATACAGATACACTATATGACTCTGCTCCACCTATAGAATCTAATACATTGCAGCACAACTGA